DNA sequence from the Syntrophobacterales bacterium genome:
TTTCACTTAAACCCGTAAGAGATATGCGTCCATAGTCGTAAATAATCCTGACACCCGCCTCCGCAAGTCGGGTACTGCCTACTCCGCTAAATTTGATGGGCAGCAATCTAGTTATCGCCTTCACGAGATGCAGGGCATGAATCTCTCCGGAAAGTTCGCCGGTCACGAGGACAATCTTATTATTGAAACTTCTGAATTCAGGACCGGCTTGCAATGTACCGATCAATCGAGTCGGCAAGCATAAGGGCGTTCAACCCATCCTCACCCGTGACGCTTGATTTGATTTCGCCTCTGACAGACTGAATAAATTCGGTGAGTTCGTGTTTCACAGCGTCCGCATTTGCGGTTTCATATTCCACCGTTTCCATATTACCGTCACCACCTCTGGAGGCAATCGTCAACCGCCCGCCCAGAAGGTCAATAGAATACTGCGTTTCTTTCTCAAAAACAAGCAATCGCCTCTCCTTTCCTACGGCAACCCTGCTCGCTGTGAGATTCGCAACGCAACCATTTTCAAACTCTATTCTTGCATTTACCATATCAAGTTTTTGGCTCAGAAACGGAAATCCATGAGCCTGGACTGCCTTCACTCGATCTTTAACTATGGAAAGAACGAGATCAATATCGTGGATCATAATATCAAGCACAACGGTTACATCCGTGGACCTTCCGGTAAAAGGACTGACTCTCACTGCCTCGACATACACTGGTTTCTTGATTGCCGGCAAGGCTTTCGCAAAAACAGGATTGAATCGTTCGAGATGACCCACCTGAAACACAAGACCTTTCTTTTTTGCAAGATCAATAAGCTCTCTGGCCTGCTCGACGGTAGAAGTCACCGGTTTCTCAATGAAGACGGACGCCCCATTTTCTAGGGCGGCTTTTCCGACTTCATAGTGAGACTCGGTCGGAGTAGCTATTACCACCGCATCTGATTGTCTTACAATATCTCTATAATCAGTGAAACAGGGGATTTCGTTTTTGGGTAATACCTGACGCGTCCAGGAAGTATTCACATCCACCACACCCAAAATTTCGATGTCTTCCATGGCGCTCAGTTTCTGCAGGTGTATCCTGCCCATGTGTCCCGCGCCGACTAAAGCTATTTTCAACGGCATATACCCCTCTTTGAAGATTTAATAAATTCGATAAGACTATTTACATGTTGGTGTTCTCCGGATATTTCTTCCTGAACAACCCTGAGCGATGTACTGAGCGGCAGGGATGACCTGAAAATAATCCTGTACGCCTTCTTGAGCTGAGTAATATCTTCTTTAGCGAATCCTCGGCGCTCAAGACCCACTACGTTGAGTCCGTACAATTTGGCCCGGTCGCCTGCCGCGATTACAAAGGGGGGCACATCCTTCGGCACTCCGGTTACTCCGCTTATGAATGAGTATTTACCTATCCTGCAGAATTGGTGTACCGCGCAAAGTCCGCCGAATATCACAAAATCGGCAATCTCCACGTGACCTGCCAGCGTCGCGCAATTCGCCATGATTACGTTGTTGCCCACCTTGCAATCATGGGCAATATGGGCATAGGCCATAATGAAGTTATTGTTGCCCACACTGGTCACCCCACCACCGTGCTCGGTCCCCCTGTTTATGGTCACATATTCTTTTATTGTATTGTTGTCTCCCATGACAAGGGTCGTCTCTTCCCCTTTATACGATATATCCTGAGGAGAACCTCCAAGAGATGCGAATGGACTTATAGTACAGTTTTCACCTACCTGAGTGTCTTTGTGCAACACCACATGGGAAAGTAATCTTGTTCCCCTACCAACCCTCACCTTTTCTTCTAAGATGCAGTACGGTCCAATGTGAACATCTTCGCCAATCTCTGCGTCTTTGTGTATTATTGCAGTAGAATCTATCAATATATCTTCTCCCTGTCCGCAACGGATGTCGTAACTTAAACCCCGGACTTGGTATTCCTGCCTTTGAGTCTTCCCTCTCTAGCCGTCTTCCGGTTCTTTCTTTAACATCGCCATTATCCGTGCCTCTGCGGCAACCTCGTTTTCAATGGTCGCCTCTCCCTGGAATATCCAGATACCCCTCTTGTGTTTTACCACATCCACTGTGAGTCTCAATTGATCCCCAGGCACCGCCGGCCTTCTGAAGCGGGCATTATCAATCCCAATAAACAGGACCGACCCTTTCGTGTCAGGAAAACTCTTGAATGCGAGAACTCCTCCCGTCTGAGCCAAGGCCTCAATAATAAGAACACCTGGCATAATAGGTCTGCCGGGAAAGTGCCCTTGAAAGAATGGCTCATTGAATGTCACGTTCTTTATACCTACGATCCTTTTCTCTCGATCATACTCCAAAATCCTGTCTACCAGCAAGAAAGGGTACTTGTGGGGCAAGAGCTTCAGGATCTCGTTAATCTCTACCATTTTCAACCTCCAGATGGAGTTTCTTCTCAATCCGCTTCATCGCAGCAAAAAGTTTCGGCAATCTTTTCAGATAGCCCTGGAGTTTTGCCCACTCTCTGTGGGGCATATGAGGCGTACCCAAAATCAGTGAGTTTTCGGATACGTTACTCGTGATACCTGTTCCTCCGCCTGCTTTTACATTATCGCCGACCGTGACATGATCTCTAACCCCCGCCTGGCCAGCAAGCACCACATTCCTACCGATGACCGCACTCCCCGCGATACCCACCTGGGAAACAATGATAGAGTTTTCACCCACGGAGACGTTATGGGCGATCTGCACAAGATTATCTATCCTTACCCCTTTCCCTATCAAAGTCTTTCCGAGAGACGCCCTGTCAATGGTTGTATTTGCCCCTATTTCCACATCGTCTCCTATTTCCAGAGCACCAAGCTGAGGAATCTTCGCATGGCTCTTCCCGTCCCACATGTAACCGAACCCATCGGCCCCCAGCACCGCCCCCCCATGGACTGTTACTCTTTTGCCAATGACCGTTCCATCGTACACAGTCACGTGGGGATGGATAGTGCTTCCCTCCCCTATTCTCACATTTGCCCCTATATAAACAAAAGGGTATATGGTCACATTCCGCTCAATGACGGTACCTTTTTCTATACAGGCGTATGGATAGATCGAGACCCCATCAGAAATAGCCGCACCATCAGAAACCACGGCCAGAGGATGTATTTTTTTTATGTGCTCTCGTGGCGAGTCAAACAGCTCGGCGATTGTCAAATATGCAAAGGAAGGGTTCTTCACTACGACCAGATTCCTTCCTTTTAAGCCTTCAACGTCTGTTCCTTCTCCTATAACAATAGCAGACGCTCTGCATCCCGTCAGAAGCTTCCTGTATGCAGGATTGGTAAGAACAGCTATCTCACCTTCCTTCGCCTCCCCAATCGTCGAAATACCGGAAAGGAGCACATCCTCTCCAAGAAGATGTCCCCCTACCTGTGCCGCAATTTCCTTAAGACCGATCATTTCTTTGTAGCAGGCTTTTTCCTTGAAGCCTCGTTATAGAGGGTAATGACTTTACTCGTCACATCCAGACTCGGACTACCAAACAGAATTCCAGCCTGGCTCTTCTCCAAAACCATAGAGTATCGCTCTTTTTCGCCCATACTTTTCACAACTTCTTCGAGCTCTTTCAGTATCTTTTGGGTAAATTCCATATCCTTTTGCTGTAACTCCCCCTGGTAGTCATTTGCCAGTCTCTGGTAGTCCTTCAGCTTGGCCTGATACTGTTTATCCTTCTCGGCCCTCGCTTCTGACGTTATCATCGCACCCTGTTTTTCCATCGCATCCTTCAGTTTCTGCAACTCATCCTGCTTGGCGTCAAGATTTTTTTTCAGTTTCTCGGCCTCATCCGTAAGTGATTTCTTCGCTTCTTTGCCCTTCTCTGACTCAAGCATTACCATTTGAAGATCGACATATACGACATTCAATGACTGGGCGAGAGCAGTCATAGGAAGACAAAACATCACGGCTACTGCCACAACGATAGATACCTTTTTCATATATCCTCCAGTTTAGTACTGTGTACCCATTGTAAAATCAAACACACTCCCTTTTTCGTCTTTCTGCGGATTCAGGTTGAATCCGAGTTCTACCCTGATCGGCCCCATAGGTGAAAACCACCTGAGACCAACACCAGCGGTTTTTTTTGCACCGCTTAAGACCCAACCGCCACTCCCTTCAAATCCTGAACCCACGTCAAAGAACAGGACTCCTTTTATTCCCGCAGGCTGATAGATCGGATAAATCCATTCGAAGTTGAAAAACAACTGGTTCGAAGCACCTATCGGATCACCATTTGTGTCTCTCGGCCCAGCATATCCGTATTTGAAACCTCTTACAGTATTTATGCCACCCACATAAAATTTCTCGTAAAGAGGGAGCATCTTACCGCCGTAAGGCCTCAATATGCCCGCTGTCCCCCGCACAAAAAAGATGCTTTCCCAGAATCCTGTCGGTATATACATGGAATATGCGCCAGCTCCTCTCTGAAACTGATTATCTCCAAAGAAGGGGCCACCCGCCAATTCGTAGCTTATCTCATATCTTGAACCTCTCGTGGGATTCATAATGTTGTCTATCCTGTTGCTGAGAAGGCTCACAGCAACACTGCTTGTGGCTAAAGTCCCCTCCTGTTCTCTAATGGTTGGACTCGCATTGAAATCAATATTGGTCACTTGGGTTTTTTCGTACCTGTATCTCAAGCCCGCCTTAATGAAGTCGGTGAGTGGCCTCAGGAACTGAACGCTTCCTCCGATCTGCTTGTAATCGTAATTGTCCATGATTCTTCTGAAGTTGAACGCTGAAAAAGCTGCAGAGATATTCCGGTCAAAAAGATACGGCTCCACAAATGTCAACCTGAATTGCTGCGTAATGCCACCAACGGAAGCAGTAAGAAATGCTTTTCTACCTGTGCCGAGAAGATTCTCCTGAGACACAGCCCCTGTGACGATGGGGCCTTCCGCAGTGCTGTATCCTACACCCATATTCATGCTACCAGTCGGTTTTTCTTCTACTCTGACATCAATGTTAACCTTGTCTGGTTCGTCGGTCTTCGCGATCTTCATATCCACATCTTTAAAATACGTGGTGTTGATCAACAGCATTCTGCCTCTCTTCAACTTAGAAGCAGAAAATCTGTCCCCTTCGGCCAGTCTCATCTCTCTTCTCACCACCTTATCCCGCGTTCTGATATTGCCGAACACGTTGATCCGATTTACAAAAATTTCATGCCCTTTTGCGAACTCAAAGGTAAGATCGACAGTCTTCATTTCGTCATTTATTGAGGTAAGCGGGGTTACGTCACAAAAAGCGTATCCTTTGTCCTGATAAAGGTCGGTAAAGGTAAGTATATCGTTCTGGTAAGACGAAGCACTGAAGGCTTGTCCCGTTTTGGTTTTCATCACCTTCAAGAGCATCACATCATCATAGAGCAGGTCACCTGTAAATTTTATCGCTCCTGTCTTATAAAGTTCGCCTTCGTCAATGGGTATTGTTACGCTTATCGATTTTCCATCTTTCGAAACAGTTACATCGGGAACCTTGACTTTCACTTTTACATAACCGTTGTCGTGGTAATACGCTTCCAGACGTTTCCTATCATCTTCAAGGCTCTCCTCATCAAGAATACCGGATCCGGTGACCCACGAGAGTATGCCTTTCTCTCTCACTTTCATTACCGATTTAAGTTTATCGGCTTTAAACGCATTTATGCCTGTGAACTCTATCTTCCGCACATATGCCTTTTCTGGTTCGTCAATGAGAAACCTAACAACCGCCCGGTAGCCTTCTTCGTACGAAATCTCGTAACCTACTTTCGCGGCGTAATAACCCTTGCTACCGTACAACTTCCGTATTTCATCCATGCTTTCTTTTATCTTCTCGATGTTAAGTACAGTGTTGGTCCTTATCTTAAGCTTCCCTCTTATCTCCGATGTCTTTACCTGCTTGTTGCCTGACACGTAAATCGCCTGTATTGGCGCTCTTTCTATTACTACAAAGGTGACGATCTTCCCATTGTCTGAATCCTTCACATCAATCTGGACGTCGCTGAAAAAACCAGTCCTATAGATGCTTTTCATATCTTCCCTGATTTTTTCGAGATTGAAGGGATCATTTTCTTTGGTTTTAATGGCATTAGCTA
Encoded proteins:
- a CDS encoding Gfo/Idh/MocA family oxidoreductase — protein: MPLKIALVGAGHMGRIHLQKLSAMEDIEILGVVDVNTSWTRQVLPKNEIPCFTDYRDIVRQSDAVVIATPTESHYEVGKAALENGASVFIEKPVTSTVEQARELIDLAKKKGLVFQVGHLERFNPVFAKALPAIKKPVYVEAVRVSPFTGRSTDVTVVLDIMIHDIDLVLSIVKDRVKAVQAHGFPFLSQKLDMVNARIEFENGCVANLTASRVAVGKERRLLVFEKETQYSIDLLGGRLTIASRGGDGNMETVEYETANADAVKHELTEFIQSVRGEIKSSVTGEDGLNALMLADSIDRYIASRS
- the lpxA gene encoding acyl-ACP--UDP-N-acetylglucosamine O-acyltransferase, whose amino-acid sequence is MIDSTAIIHKDAEIGEDVHIGPYCILEEKVRVGRGTRLLSHVVLHKDTQVGENCTISPFASLGGSPQDISYKGEETTLVMGDNNTIKEYVTINRGTEHGGGVTSVGNNNFIMAYAHIAHDCKVGNNVIMANCATLAGHVEIADFVIFGGLCAVHQFCRIGKYSFISGVTGVPKDVPPFVIAAGDRAKLYGLNVVGLERRGFAKEDITQLKKAYRIIFRSSLPLSTSLRVVQEEISGEHQHVNSLIEFIKSSKRGICR
- the fabZ gene encoding 3-hydroxyacyl-ACP dehydratase FabZ, which encodes MVEINEILKLLPHKYPFLLVDRILEYDREKRIVGIKNVTFNEPFFQGHFPGRPIMPGVLIIEALAQTGGVLAFKSFPDTKGSVLFIGIDNARFRRPAVPGDQLRLTVDVVKHKRGIWIFQGEATIENEVAAEARIMAMLKKEPEDG
- the lpxD gene encoding UDP-3-O-(3-hydroxymyristoyl)glucosamine N-acyltransferase, which encodes MIGLKEIAAQVGGHLLGEDVLLSGISTIGEAKEGEIAVLTNPAYRKLLTGCRASAIVIGEGTDVEGLKGRNLVVVKNPSFAYLTIAELFDSPREHIKKIHPLAVVSDGAAISDGVSIYPYACIEKGTVIERNVTIYPFVYIGANVRIGEGSTIHPHVTVYDGTVIGKRVTVHGGAVLGADGFGYMWDGKSHAKIPQLGALEIGDDVEIGANTTIDRASLGKTLIGKGVRIDNLVQIAHNVSVGENSIIVSQVGIAGSAVIGRNVVLAGQAGVRDHVTVGDNVKAGGGTGITSNVSENSLILGTPHMPHREWAKLQGYLKRLPKLFAAMKRIEKKLHLEVENGRD
- a CDS encoding OmpH family outer membrane protein, which translates into the protein MKKVSIVVAVAVMFCLPMTALAQSLNVVYVDLQMVMLESEKGKEAKKSLTDEAEKLKKNLDAKQDELQKLKDAMEKQGAMITSEARAEKDKQYQAKLKDYQRLANDYQGELQQKDMEFTQKILKELEEVVKSMGEKERYSMVLEKSQAGILFGSPSLDVTSKVITLYNEASRKKPATKK
- the bamA gene encoding outer membrane protein assembly factor BamA, which encodes MEEEIIKPPETWIREEFAKPQETEKIVKIEITGNESVDKGFIANAIKTKENDPFNLEKIREDMKSIYRTGFFSDVQIDVKDSDNGKIVTFVVIERAPIQAIYVSGNKQVKTSEIRGKLKIRTNTVLNIEKIKESMDEIRKLYGSKGYYAAKVGYEISYEEGYRAVVRFLIDEPEKAYVRKIEFTGINAFKADKLKSVMKVREKGILSWVTGSGILDEESLEDDRKRLEAYYHDNGYVKVKVKVPDVTVSKDGKSISVTIPIDEGELYKTGAIKFTGDLLYDDVMLLKVMKTKTGQAFSASSYQNDILTFTDLYQDKGYAFCDVTPLTSINDEMKTVDLTFEFAKGHEIFVNRINVFGNIRTRDKVVRREMRLAEGDRFSASKLKRGRMLLINTTYFKDVDMKIAKTDEPDKVNIDVRVEEKPTGSMNMGVGYSTAEGPIVTGAVSQENLLGTGRKAFLTASVGGITQQFRLTFVEPYLFDRNISAAFSAFNFRRIMDNYDYKQIGGSVQFLRPLTDFIKAGLRYRYEKTQVTNIDFNASPTIREQEGTLATSSVAVSLLSNRIDNIMNPTRGSRYEISYELAGGPFFGDNQFQRGAGAYSMYIPTGFWESIFFVRGTAGILRPYGGKMLPLYEKFYVGGINTVRGFKYGYAGPRDTNGDPIGASNQLFFNFEWIYPIYQPAGIKGVLFFDVGSGFEGSGGWVLSGAKKTAGVGLRWFSPMGPIRVELGFNLNPQKDEKGSVFDFTMGTQY